In endosymbiont of unidentified scaly snail isolate Monju, the following are encoded in one genomic region:
- the alaC gene encoding alanine transaminase, translating to MEEFYRIQRLPPYVFAIVNELKAAARARGEDIIDFGMGNPDQPTPQHIVDKLVEAAQRRDTHRYSMSKGIPRLRRAICNWYKRRYDVDLDPETQAIVTIGSKEGLAHLALACMGPGDSVLVPNPAYPIHPYGFIIAGADVRHVPVSAEHDFFESLENAIRESWPRPKMLVLNYPGNPTTECVDLAFFERVIAIAREHGIWVVQDLAYADIVFDGYQAPSILQVPGAEDIAVEFFSLSKSYNMPGWRVGFMVGNKTLVAALARIKSYLDYGMFTPIQVAAITALEGPQDCVEEIRSMYQRRRDVLCDGLANIGWHIEKPKATMFVWAPIPEPYREMGSLEFSKKLLRDAKVAVSPGIGFGEFGDDHVRFGLIENEHRTRQAVRGIRDMFRRDGVLAEAG from the coding sequence ATGGAAGAATTCTATCGTATCCAACGCCTGCCGCCCTATGTGTTCGCCATCGTGAACGAGCTCAAGGCGGCGGCGCGTGCGCGGGGTGAGGATATCATCGACTTCGGCATGGGCAACCCCGACCAGCCCACACCACAGCACATCGTGGACAAGCTGGTCGAGGCCGCGCAGCGCCGCGACACGCATCGCTATTCGATGTCCAAGGGCATACCGCGCCTGCGTCGCGCCATCTGCAACTGGTACAAGCGGCGCTACGACGTGGACCTGGACCCCGAAACCCAGGCCATCGTCACCATCGGCTCCAAGGAAGGGCTGGCGCACCTGGCGCTGGCCTGCATGGGACCGGGCGACTCGGTGCTGGTACCCAACCCGGCCTATCCCATCCATCCCTACGGCTTCATCATCGCCGGGGCCGATGTGCGCCACGTGCCGGTGAGTGCCGAGCATGATTTCTTCGAGTCGCTGGAGAACGCCATCCGCGAGTCCTGGCCGCGGCCCAAGATGCTGGTGCTCAACTACCCGGGCAATCCCACCACCGAGTGCGTGGACCTGGCCTTCTTCGAGCGGGTGATCGCCATCGCCAGGGAACATGGCATCTGGGTGGTGCAGGACCTGGCCTATGCCGACATCGTGTTCGACGGTTACCAGGCGCCCTCCATCCTCCAGGTGCCGGGTGCCGAGGACATCGCGGTAGAGTTCTTCTCGCTGTCGAAAAGCTACAACATGCCGGGCTGGCGGGTCGGCTTCATGGTCGGCAACAAGACCCTGGTCGCTGCCCTGGCGCGCATCAAGTCCTACCTGGACTACGGCATGTTCACGCCCATCCAGGTGGCGGCGATCACCGCGCTCGAAGGTCCGCAGGACTGCGTGGAGGAGATCCGCAGCATGTACCAGCGCCGGCGCGACGTGCTCTGCGACGGCCTGGCCAACATCGGCTGGCACATCGAAAAGCCGAAGGCGACCATGTTCGTCTGGGCGCCCATCCCCGAGCCGTACCGCGAGATGGGCTCGCTGGAGTTCTCCAAGAAGCTGCTGCGCGATGCCAAGGTGGCGGTCTCGCCTGGCATCGGCTTCGGTGAATTCGGCGACGACCACGTACGCTTCGGGCTGATCGAGAACGAACACCGCACCCGGCAGGCGGTGCGTGGCATCCGCGACATGTTCCGTCGCGACGGCGTGCTCGCCGAAGCCGGCTGA
- the mltF gene encoding membrane-bound lytic murein transglycosylase MltF encodes MRWRQIVLLLIPLFVLAGQIAALVLASQRQSDPLTRLLARGELIVATRESPSTWYPGVEGATGPEHDLVEGFAQELGVHARFVVVNDIDRLLAMTRQGAVHMAAAGLTITPERQRTLRFSVPYQQVREQLVYRRGDRRPRTLDGIPPLAIQVIAGSAHEETLKQLHEQHPALQWIARHHIGLHALLEGVEAGNVRFTVTDDNELLLASRIYRHLAPAFDLRSDAALAWAFPAFGSDALRQAADRYLQRIRKNGTLQRLLEHYYGHAGRLNFVDKRAFQRHLRERLPALRPFFEQAERQTGIDWRLLAAIAYQESHWNPKAVSPTGVRGVMMLTQDTARQLGVNDRIDPQQSVLGGARYLRIVEEKIPERITEPDRLWLTLAGYNIGFGHLEDARILTQKAGEDPDRWSAVRQHLPRLNHRKLAEQLRYGNADGVQAVEYVENIRNYYDLLVWYYNHPEDLTVQEARRRVQSSPSHSAR; translated from the coding sequence ATGCGCTGGCGCCAAATCGTTCTGCTGCTGATCCCGCTGTTCGTGCTGGCCGGCCAGATCGCCGCACTGGTGCTCGCTTCGCAGCGCCAGTCCGATCCGCTGACACGCCTGCTCGCCCGCGGCGAGCTGATCGTGGCTACCCGCGAATCGCCCAGTACCTGGTACCCCGGGGTCGAGGGTGCCACCGGTCCCGAACACGACCTGGTCGAGGGTTTTGCACAGGAACTGGGCGTGCATGCCCGCTTCGTGGTGGTGAACGACATCGATCGCCTGCTGGCCATGACCCGCCAGGGCGCGGTGCACATGGCCGCAGCGGGGTTGACCATCACCCCCGAGCGCCAGCGTACCCTGCGTTTCTCGGTCCCGTACCAGCAGGTGCGCGAACAGCTCGTCTACCGTCGCGGCGACCGGCGCCCGCGCACGCTCGACGGCATCCCTCCCCTGGCCATCCAGGTGATCGCCGGCTCTGCCCATGAAGAGACACTGAAGCAGCTGCACGAGCAACATCCCGCCCTGCAATGGATCGCGCGGCATCACATCGGCCTCCACGCCTTGCTCGAAGGCGTGGAGGCCGGCAACGTCCGCTTCACCGTGACCGACGACAACGAGCTGCTGCTGGCCAGCCGCATCTACCGCCACCTCGCCCCGGCCTTCGACCTGCGCAGCGACGCCGCGCTGGCCTGGGCCTTTCCCGCCTTCGGCAGCGACGCCCTGCGCCAGGCCGCTGACCGCTACCTGCAACGCATCCGCAAGAACGGCACCCTGCAACGCCTGCTCGAGCACTACTATGGCCACGCCGGGCGGCTCAACTTTGTGGACAAGCGTGCCTTCCAGCGCCACCTGCGTGAACGCCTGCCGGCGCTGCGCCCCTTCTTCGAACAGGCCGAACGCCAGACCGGCATCGACTGGCGCCTGCTCGCCGCCATCGCCTACCAGGAATCACACTGGAACCCGAAGGCCGTCTCGCCCACCGGGGTGCGCGGCGTAATGATGCTCACCCAGGACACCGCCCGCCAGCTCGGCGTGAACGACCGCATCGACCCGCAACAGAGCGTCCTCGGCGGCGCGCGTTACCTGCGCATCGTGGAAGAAAAGATACCGGAGCGCATCACCGAACCCGACCGCCTGTGGCTGACGCTCGCCGGCTACAACATCGGTTTCGGCCATCTCGAGGACGCACGCATCCTCACCCAGAAGGCCGGTGAAGACCCCGACCGCTGGTCGGCAGTGCGCCAGCACCTGCCGCGACTGAACCACCGAAAACTGGCCGAACAGCTACGCTACGGCAACGCCGACGGTGTGCAGGCAGTGGAATACGTGGAAAACATCCGCAACTACTACGACCTGCTGGTGTGGTACTACAATCACCCGGAGGATCTGACGGTCCAGGAGGCACGCCGCCGGGTTCAGTCCTCGCCGTCACACTCCGCCAGGTGA
- the pgi gene encoding glucose-6-phosphate isomerase gives MQKDKGLIDSEWKALERHWQSLRGIRMRDLFARDPQRCERYSLSACGIDLDYSKNLIDEKAMRLLIDLARAAELSRWGDRLVRGEKVNTTEGRAVLHMALRNLGYRDYRHEGRDVMPAIRSVLSRMRTFSEDVRAGRWLGYTGQPIRDVVNIGIGGSSLGPKMVCEALRPYQRDDLRVHFVSNIDGAHLASTLQHLDPSTTLFVVASKTFTTQDTLTNAESARRWLLERLHNEEAVARHFVAVSTNTQAVRAFGIDAHNMFEFWDWVGGRYSLWSSIGLPIALAVGMDRFEELLAGAHDMDEHFVEAPPERNLPIVLALLGIWYLNFGGCDSHAVVPYYQHLEHLPAFLQQLDMESNGKRVTRDGRPVSYHTGPVIWGAVGTDAQHSFFQLLHQGTRLIPVDFILPLCSHYDLPGHHEKLVANCFAQAQALMRGRTEAEARAEMEAVGLDEARIRALLPHRAFPGNRPSNLLVFDRLTPRILGSLIALYEHKVFVQGIVWGVDSFDQWGVELGKQLAGHILQDFEDISCSPGVDCSTASLVRRYHLAECDGED, from the coding sequence ATGCAGAAAGACAAGGGACTCATCGACTCGGAATGGAAGGCGCTGGAGCGCCACTGGCAGTCGTTGAGGGGTATTCGCATGCGGGACCTGTTCGCCCGGGATCCGCAACGCTGTGAGCGGTACAGCCTGTCAGCCTGCGGGATAGACCTCGATTATTCCAAAAATCTGATCGATGAGAAAGCGATGCGGCTGCTCATCGACCTGGCCAGGGCCGCCGAACTGTCGCGCTGGGGCGACCGCCTGGTGCGGGGCGAGAAGGTCAACACCACCGAGGGACGCGCCGTGCTGCACATGGCGCTGCGCAATCTCGGCTACCGCGACTACCGCCACGAGGGGCGTGATGTGATGCCGGCGATCCGCTCGGTGCTCTCGCGCATGCGCACCTTTTCGGAGGATGTACGCGCCGGGCGCTGGCTGGGCTATACCGGCCAGCCGATCCGTGACGTGGTGAACATCGGTATCGGCGGCTCCAGTCTGGGCCCGAAGATGGTCTGCGAGGCGCTGCGACCCTACCAGCGCGACGATCTGCGCGTGCACTTCGTGTCCAACATCGATGGTGCGCACCTGGCCAGCACGCTGCAGCACCTGGACCCGTCGACCACCCTGTTCGTGGTCGCTTCCAAGACCTTCACCACCCAGGACACGCTCACCAATGCGGAGTCGGCAAGACGCTGGCTGCTCGAACGCCTGCACAACGAGGAGGCGGTGGCGCGGCACTTCGTGGCGGTCTCGACCAACACCCAGGCGGTGCGTGCCTTCGGCATCGACGCGCACAACATGTTCGAGTTCTGGGACTGGGTTGGTGGGCGCTATTCGCTGTGGTCGAGCATCGGCCTGCCGATCGCCCTGGCCGTGGGCATGGACCGCTTCGAGGAACTGCTGGCCGGTGCGCACGACATGGACGAGCACTTCGTCGAGGCCCCGCCCGAGCGCAACCTGCCCATCGTGCTGGCCCTGCTGGGCATCTGGTATCTCAATTTCGGTGGCTGCGATTCGCACGCGGTGGTGCCTTACTACCAGCACCTCGAGCACCTGCCGGCCTTTCTGCAGCAGCTCGACATGGAGAGCAACGGCAAGCGCGTGACCCGCGACGGGCGGCCGGTGAGCTACCACACCGGGCCCGTGATCTGGGGCGCGGTGGGCACCGATGCGCAGCATTCCTTCTTCCAGTTGCTGCACCAGGGCACGCGCCTGATCCCGGTCGATTTCATCCTGCCCCTGTGCAGTCACTATGATCTGCCCGGGCACCACGAGAAGCTGGTGGCCAACTGTTTTGCCCAGGCGCAGGCGCTGATGCGTGGCCGTACCGAGGCCGAGGCGCGCGCCGAGATGGAGGCCGTGGGTCTCGACGAGGCGCGTATCCGCGCGCTGCTGCCGCACCGTGCGTTTCCGGGCAATCGGCCGAGCAACCTGCTGGTGTTCGACCGCCTCACCCCGCGCATCCTGGGTTCGCTGATCGCGCTCTACGAGCACAAGGTGTTCGTGCAGGGCATCGTCTGGGGTGTGGATTCCTTCGACCAGTGGGGCGTGGAGCTGGGCAAGCAGCTCGCCGGTCACATCCTCCAGGACTTCGAGGACATCAGTTGTTCACCGGGCGTGGACTGCTCCACTGCCTCGCTGGTACGCCGTTATCACCTGGCGGAGTGTGACGGCGAGGACTGA
- a CDS encoding Mth938-like domain-containing protein: MKMVLDDAGGLNLIGAYAPGEARIHGKTYPTSLLVWPRRIVTDCPVASIDTLNAADLAPILEGAPEVLVIGTGERQRFPDPAVLAPLMTARIGYEVMDNAAACRTFNILLAEGREAALLLLADPAAD; the protein is encoded by the coding sequence ATGAAGATGGTGCTCGACGATGCCGGCGGCCTCAACCTGATCGGCGCCTATGCGCCCGGCGAGGCACGCATCCACGGCAAAACCTACCCGACCAGCCTACTGGTGTGGCCCCGGCGCATCGTCACCGACTGTCCCGTCGCCTCGATCGACACGCTGAACGCTGCCGACCTGGCCCCCATTCTCGAGGGCGCCCCCGAAGTCCTGGTGATCGGCACCGGCGAGCGCCAGCGCTTCCCCGACCCGGCGGTGCTCGCCCCGCTGATGACGGCACGCATCGGCTACGAGGTCATGGACAATGCCGCGGCCTGCCGCACCTTCAATATCCTGCTTGCCGAAGGCCGCGAGGCCGCGCTGCTGTTGCTGGCGGACCCCGCCGCGGACTGA